The Tumebacillus amylolyticus genome window below encodes:
- a CDS encoding alpha/beta fold hydrolase, which translates to MQPTTKRLEANGITLAYNVYENAGAPVLVMVHGLTSTKESYNLTIPYLEETYHILSLDLRGHGESTQQGPYVFDQLIEDIRAVFDHEGIEKATLVGGSFSNAPIQQFAVRYPERVENVVMLDGGFARNVEMPGYDIEAIKARPEFSWASKEEVIEMARSGYAEHVNDFVDEQTMREFEQRADGRWYFRLPREAFMGYAQEYATFSLDELAEKMSLPVLVLKATRQPEFYEEALGRYLAKFPTAQAVKIPDSPHPLMVSHPQEVAGYIDRFVRGESL; encoded by the coding sequence ATGCAACCGACAACGAAACGACTGGAAGCGAACGGCATCACCTTGGCTTACAATGTATATGAAAACGCGGGGGCTCCCGTGCTGGTCATGGTTCACGGGCTGACCTCGACGAAAGAGTCGTACAACCTGACGATTCCGTATCTGGAAGAAACCTACCACATCTTGAGCCTCGATTTGCGCGGGCACGGAGAATCGACGCAGCAAGGGCCGTATGTGTTTGACCAGTTAATAGAAGACATTCGTGCGGTGTTCGACCACGAAGGGATTGAAAAAGCCACCCTGGTGGGCGGGTCGTTCTCCAATGCGCCGATTCAGCAGTTTGCGGTGCGCTACCCGGAGCGGGTGGAGAACGTGGTGATGTTGGACGGCGGATTTGCACGCAATGTGGAAATGCCGGGGTATGACATCGAAGCGATCAAGGCGCGTCCCGAGTTCTCGTGGGCATCGAAGGAAGAAGTGATCGAGATGGCGCGTTCCGGGTATGCCGAGCATGTGAATGATTTTGTGGACGAGCAGACGATGCGCGAGTTTGAGCAACGGGCAGACGGGCGTTGGTACTTCCGATTGCCTCGTGAGGCGTTCATGGGGTATGCGCAGGAGTATGCGACGTTCTCGTTGGATGAACTCGCGGAAAAAATGTCGCTCCCGGTGCTGGTGCTAAAAGCGACACGACAACCGGAGTTTTATGAAGAGGCGTTGGGTCGCTACCTTGCGAAATTCCCGACGGCACAGGCGGTGAAGATTCCCGATTCGCCGCATCCGCTGATGGTATCGCATCCGCAGGAAGTCGCGGGATATATCGATCGGTTTGTGCGAGGGGAATCGCTGTAG
- a CDS encoding GGDEF domain-containing protein: MLKTLRYSSIAYGAVVLLLCVLVPQLLVESPIRRILFGIGVLGICVLGIRVTRVSTFSLPRLLLYTMANICMTGLVYQATLVHLGIVFLHISIITYSYVASIWRREFYGATMVVLAYLYLKIIVAPHEAGYIWYWLFFDSLALLINCGIGSYLGKKDREMANLVRQLQSANELLRKRSLIDSLTGLLQKDIFRQEVEDRIQGLSGADSGYLFFFDVDDFKRVNDTYGHPFGDLVLQGVASVLLEEAADSNSQTQGHAHGVAGRFGGEEMVLFRCHLDETGARQLAERLRARIASLRFATVEGKIVSITASIGAACARLDSDYEFLMETADHAMYAVKKNGKNGHRFDSDLTSHPHPPLHTIIQS; encoded by the coding sequence ATGTTAAAGACGTTGCGATACAGTTCCATCGCATACGGAGCCGTGGTGCTGCTGCTCTGTGTGCTGGTTCCGCAACTTCTGGTCGAGTCTCCAATTCGTCGAATCCTGTTTGGCATCGGAGTTTTGGGGATCTGCGTCTTGGGCATTCGTGTGACGAGGGTCTCTACCTTCTCCCTGCCCAGACTCTTGCTCTACACCATGGCCAACATTTGCATGACCGGCTTGGTTTACCAAGCCACGCTCGTCCACCTCGGCATCGTGTTTCTTCATATCTCCATCATCACGTACAGCTATGTGGCCAGCATTTGGCGGCGCGAATTCTACGGAGCCACGATGGTGGTGCTGGCTTACTTGTATCTGAAGATCATCGTGGCTCCCCACGAGGCCGGATACATCTGGTATTGGCTGTTTTTCGACTCGCTCGCCCTGCTCATCAACTGCGGCATCGGTTCCTATCTGGGGAAAAAAGACCGCGAGATGGCCAACCTCGTCCGTCAGCTGCAATCAGCAAACGAATTGCTCCGCAAACGCTCGCTGATCGACTCCCTGACCGGACTTTTGCAAAAAGACATCTTCCGCCAAGAAGTGGAAGACCGCATCCAAGGTTTGTCGGGAGCGGATAGTGGGTATCTGTTCTTTTTTGACGTGGACGATTTTAAGCGCGTCAACGACACATACGGTCATCCGTTTGGCGACCTCGTGTTGCAGGGCGTGGCTTCCGTTCTCTTGGAGGAAGCGGCCGACAGCAATTCTCAGACCCAAGGACATGCCCACGGCGTCGCCGGACGTTTCGGGGGCGAAGAGATGGTGCTGTTTCGCTGTCATCTCGACGAAACGGGCGCCCGTCAACTGGCGGAGAGATTGCGCGCCCGCATCGCCTCGCTGCGCTTTGCCACGGTCGAAGGCAAGATCGTCTCGATCACAGCGTCGATTGGCGCCGCGTGTGCGCGCTTGGACAGCGACTATGAATTCCTCATGGAAACCGCTGACCACGCCATGTACGCCGTGAAGAAAAACGGCAAGAACGGGCACCGCTTCGACTCCGATCTTACGTCTCATCCACATCCCCCTCTGCATACAATAATTCAATCGTAA
- a CDS encoding GNAT family N-acetyltransferase: MNVSLTLKTSFEEPEIREIARLEHLCNTADQIEIKAGTDSLASRPTDGIWDLVCHHEEQLVGYLCFYTFDGHTAEVISMVHPDFRRQGIFRALLSRAEDEMKQRGIQEILFVVPARSPSGLQLMQHLGSTFHEAEYGMQWTRDPQSFHRNDLLHLHVASTPEDLNFLAACLAQSFGDSEESTRNVLQRTSTPDRTSYIATLQGKPFGMIRVQRERDGHAAIFGFAVLPEFQGHGYGRQILTDIVNLLRSEDRAHIELDVVTENERGLHLYQSCGFDIATEYRYYRA; encoded by the coding sequence ATGAACGTTTCCCTCACACTCAAGACTTCCTTTGAAGAACCGGAAATTCGCGAGATCGCCCGGCTCGAACACCTCTGCAACACCGCCGACCAAATTGAAATCAAAGCCGGCACCGATTCGCTCGCCTCTCGCCCAACAGACGGCATCTGGGACCTCGTCTGCCACCATGAGGAGCAACTCGTAGGCTACTTGTGCTTTTACACCTTCGACGGCCACACCGCCGAAGTGATCTCGATGGTCCACCCGGACTTCCGCCGCCAAGGCATCTTTCGCGCCCTGCTTTCCCGCGCAGAAGACGAGATGAAGCAACGAGGAATCCAAGAGATCCTCTTCGTCGTCCCCGCCCGCTCTCCATCCGGACTTCAATTGATGCAACACCTCGGCAGCACCTTCCACGAAGCTGAATACGGGATGCAATGGACGCGCGACCCGCAATCGTTCCACCGCAACGACCTCCTGCATCTGCATGTTGCTTCGACTCCCGAAGACCTCAACTTCCTCGCCGCCTGCCTCGCGCAATCGTTTGGCGATTCGGAAGAGAGCACACGCAACGTTCTTCAACGCACCTCAACACCCGACCGTACCTCCTACATCGCAACGCTCCAAGGCAAACCATTTGGGATGATTCGAGTCCAACGGGAACGAGACGGCCATGCCGCGATCTTCGGCTTTGCGGTGCTCCCTGAATTCCAAGGACACGGCTACGGCCGTCAGATTCTCACCGACATCGTGAATCTGTTGCGAAGCGAAGACCGAGCGCACATCGAACTCGATGTCGTCACCGAAAACGAACGCGGCTTGCACCTCTACCAAAGCTGCGGCTTCGACATCGCCACCGAATACCGCTACTACCGCGCCTAG